A stretch of the Malus sylvestris chromosome 10, drMalSylv7.2, whole genome shotgun sequence genome encodes the following:
- the LOC126584278 gene encoding uncharacterized mitochondrial protein AtMg00810-like, with protein sequence MRKNGYYQSHFDHTLFVKQRNGKVTALIIYVDDMIITGDDLDEIVKLEKNLSTEFEMKSLGDLKYLLGVEVARSSRGIFLSQQKYVLDLLKETWMLGCKPVDTPIVEKHYLGIYPDQEPVDKGRYQRLVGRLIYLAHTRSDIAYAVSVMSQFMHSPSVDHMAVVMWILSYLKSALGKGTLYKNSGHLRIEGFTNADWAGDVTDRCSTSGYFTFVGGNLVTWRSKKQNVVSRSSAEAEFRALEKEGADLEELTEEIFDMSLNENSGQCSSSISLD encoded by the exons ATGAGAAAGAATGGGTATTATCAGAGTCATTTTGATCATACTTTATTTGTGAAGCAGAGAAACGGTAAAGTAACAGCTTTGAttatttatgtagatgatatgatAATAACAGGTGATGATTTAGATGAAATTGTCAAACTGGAGAAGAACCTTTCTAccgagtttgagatgaagagtTTAGGTGATTTGAAGtatctccttggtgtggaagtTGCTCGTTCGTCCagaggtattttcttgtctcaacaGAAATATGTTCTGGATTTATTGAAGGAAACATGGATGCTTGGGTGTAAACCTGTGGATACTCCCATTGTGGAGAAACATTACTTGGGAATTTATCCGGATCAAGAACCAGTGGATAAAGGCAGATATCAGAGACTAGTAGGAAGACTAATTTACTTAGCTCATACTCGCTCGGATATAGCCTATGCAGTAAGTGTGAtgagtcagtttatgcactcgcCAAGTGTGGATCATATGGCAGTTGTTATGTGGATTTTATCTTATTTGAAGTCGGCTCTAGGAAAAGGAACTTTGTATAAAAATTCTGGTCATCTGAGGATTGAAGGATTTACtaatgctgattgggcaggtgatGTAACTGATAGATGCTCTACTTCTGGGTACTTTACATTTGTTGGTGGAAATCTAGTTACTTGGAGGAGCAAAAAGCAAAACGTGGTATCAAGATCGTCAGCTGAGGCCGAATTCAGAG CTTTAGAGAAAGAGGGTGCTGACTTGGAAGAACTTACTGAAGAAATTTTTGATATGAGCCTTAACGAAAACTCGGGACAATGCTCCAGTAGTATTAGTCTTGATTAA